TAGTGAGAGCAGACCCCAAGAGTGGTTCCAGAGTGTTGGGGCAGCACGTAGCTGTGATAGGGAGAAAAGATCCCAGAGTGATCCAGGAGTGACAGCGACAGATGATTCCAGAGTGATAAAAACACCAGATCCCGGGGTGATCCAAAAGTGATTGCAAATCCTGGGGTAATCCCAGAGTAATGAAGATGGCAAATCCCGGGGCGATTTGAGAGTGATGACAGATCCCGGGACGATTCCAGAGTATTTGTAGATCGCGCAGTTTCTCCCGGTGAAATGAAGAAGGTAAATTCTGGGATAATTCCAGAGTGATGGCAGATCCCGGAGTGATTCCAGAGAAACGAAGACGATAGGTCCTGGCGTAATTCCGgagtgta
Above is a genomic segment from Narcine bancroftii isolate sNarBan1 chromosome 2, sNarBan1.hap1, whole genome shotgun sequence containing:
- the LOC138752207 gene encoding uncharacterized protein; amino-acid sequence: MRQHNRLPIGEVGEVGFRKRGWHISPSDVLHSGSTPGSLLFLTPELPRDLSRNVLESRWDLPFSTLRNYARTYRLRFSGITPGSAITLELSQNLPSSFHREKLRDLQILWNRPGICHHSQIAPGFAIFITLGLPQDLQSLLDHPGIWCFYHSGIICRCHSWITLGSFLPITATCCPNTLEPLLGSALTINLGAVQHVLSLSLWDLLYITPISAVAITSGLRSSSFLWDPRVISAFIKLSSLQRR